In a single window of the Streptomyces sp. HUAS ZL42 genome:
- the hypD gene encoding hydrogenase formation protein HypD: protein MKYIEEFNDPQLARRLLDEIRATVTRPWAMMEVCGGQTHSIIRHGIDQLLPDEVELIHGPGCPVCVTPLEMIDKALAIASRPNVVFCSFGDMLRVPGTDRDLFRVKGEGGDVRVVYSPLDALDIARREPDKEVVFFGIGFETTAPANAMTVHEARRLGIANFSLLVSHVRVPPAIDAIMLAPECRVQAFLAAGHVCSVMGTAEYPELAERHRVPIVVTGFEPLDILEGVRRTVRQLERGEHRVENAYPRAVREAGNPAALRMLEEVFEVTDRAWRGIGTIPDSGWRLAEAFRAYDAEHRFDVGDVRTVESPECHSGEVLQGLIKPNECPAFGTTCTPRTPLGATMVSSEGACAAYYLYRRLEVTPVG from the coding sequence ATGAAGTACATCGAGGAGTTCAACGACCCGCAGTTGGCCCGTCGGCTGCTGGACGAGATCCGCGCGACCGTCACCCGCCCCTGGGCGATGATGGAGGTCTGCGGCGGGCAGACGCACTCCATCATCCGCCACGGCATCGACCAGCTCCTGCCCGACGAGGTGGAGTTGATCCACGGCCCGGGCTGCCCGGTGTGCGTGACCCCACTGGAGATGATCGACAAGGCGCTGGCGATCGCGTCCCGCCCGAACGTCGTCTTCTGCTCCTTCGGCGACATGCTTCGCGTGCCCGGGACCGACCGTGACCTGTTTCGGGTCAAGGGCGAGGGCGGCGACGTACGGGTGGTGTACTCGCCGCTGGACGCCCTGGACATCGCCCGCCGCGAGCCGGACAAGGAGGTCGTGTTCTTCGGTATCGGTTTCGAGACCACGGCCCCGGCCAACGCGATGACCGTGCACGAGGCCCGCCGGCTGGGAATCGCGAACTTCAGCCTGCTGGTCTCGCACGTGCGGGTACCACCTGCGATCGACGCGATCATGCTGGCGCCCGAGTGCCGCGTCCAGGCGTTCCTGGCCGCCGGTCATGTGTGCAGTGTGATGGGCACCGCCGAGTATCCCGAACTGGCCGAGCGCCACCGCGTACCGATCGTGGTGACCGGTTTTGAACCGCTGGACATCCTGGAGGGTGTGCGCCGTACGGTTCGTCAACTCGAGCGCGGCGAGCACCGGGTGGAGAACGCCTACCCGCGCGCGGTGCGCGAGGCGGGCAACCCGGCCGCGTTGCGCATGCTCGAGGAGGTCTTCGAGGTCACCGACCGCGCCTGGCGCGGCATCGGCACCATCCCGGACAGCGGCTGGCGGCTGGCGGAGGCCTTCCGCGCGTACGACGCCGAGCACCGCTTCGACGTCGGCGACGTGCGGACCGTCGAGTCCCCCGAGTGCCACAGCGGCGAGGTGCTGCAGGGCCTGATCAAGCCCAACGAGTGCCCCGCCTTCGGCACGACGTGCACCCCGCGCACCCCGCTCGGCGCGACGATGGTCTCCAGCGAGGGTGCCTGCGCGGCGTACTACCTGTACCGGCGGCTGGAGGTGACCCCCGTTGGCTGA
- a CDS encoding TetR/AcrR family transcriptional regulator produces MAESVADKRDGILRAASKVFAERGYHATGIADIARELGAGHGTFYRYFRNKEDIARSLVSRAQGQLLDAIADELPEASLTLEEYRAQVRRIGDRLFDVVVAEPDLARVFFYDAAAIGRADAGALGAAMESAGAYTASFIRNGQRRGFLRADVDAHVVGLAVNGMILAGLARLLHVPDPEAMRTPWIRAVETLMFDGLGPT; encoded by the coding sequence GTGGCCGAGAGTGTGGCGGACAAACGGGACGGGATTCTCCGCGCGGCGAGCAAGGTGTTCGCCGAACGGGGCTACCACGCGACGGGGATTGCCGACATCGCACGTGAACTGGGCGCCGGACACGGCACGTTCTACCGCTACTTCAGGAACAAGGAGGACATCGCCCGCAGCCTCGTGTCCCGTGCACAGGGGCAGTTGCTCGACGCGATCGCGGACGAACTGCCGGAAGCGTCTCTGACGCTGGAGGAATACCGGGCACAGGTGCGGCGCATCGGCGACAGGCTGTTCGACGTGGTCGTCGCGGAACCGGATCTGGCCCGGGTGTTCTTCTACGACGCTGCCGCGATCGGCCGCGCGGACGCGGGTGCGCTCGGCGCGGCGATGGAGTCCGCGGGGGCCTACACGGCGTCGTTCATCCGCAACGGGCAGAGGCGCGGCTTTCTGCGCGCGGACGTGGACGCGCACGTGGTCGGCCTGGCCGTCAACGGGATGATCCTGGCCGGGCTGGCCCGGCTGCTGCACGTACCGGATCCGGAAGCCATGCGGACGCCATGGATCCGGGCGGTGGAAACACTCATGTTCGACGGGCTCGGCCCAACCTGA
- a CDS encoding glutamate--cysteine ligase produces MGRDVPALVFTREDRRRYREKMYTCLDVLAQMLRESGFESERPQVGLEIELNLVDDHGLPAMRNTEVLQAIADPAWSSELGRFNLEINIPPRQLTAGGPGAWEQSIRDALNHAEERASAVGAHLIMIGILPTLGEADVDEAALSGDPRYQLLNEQIFAARGEDLRITVDGVERLSTYADTITPEAACTSTQFHLQVSPKEFADYWNAAQAIAGVQIAVAANSPFLFGRELWRETRIPLFEQATDTRPQEIKAQGVRPRVWFGERWITSVFDLFEENVRYFPALLPLCDDEDPQEMLDHGGVPQLGELTLHNGTIYRWNRPVYAVTGSGPHLRIENRVLPAGPTVADIIANGAFYYGLTRALVDEDRPVWTRMSFSVAEENLHSAARDGIDARLYWPGTGEVPVTELVLRRLLPLAHRGLELAGMDAVWREPLLGIIEQRCVTARNGALWQAETVHHLQKSATSDRQEALRRMTTTYMDFMHLNAPAHTWPVD; encoded by the coding sequence ATGGGACGTGATGTGCCGGCCCTGGTGTTCACGCGCGAGGACCGCCGCCGGTACCGGGAGAAGATGTACACCTGCCTCGATGTGCTGGCGCAGATGCTGCGCGAGTCGGGGTTCGAGAGCGAGCGCCCTCAGGTCGGTCTGGAGATCGAGCTCAATCTCGTGGACGACCACGGGCTGCCGGCGATGCGGAACACCGAGGTTCTGCAGGCGATCGCCGACCCCGCCTGGTCGAGCGAGCTGGGCCGCTTCAACCTGGAGATCAACATCCCGCCCCGGCAGCTGACGGCCGGCGGCCCCGGCGCCTGGGAGCAGTCGATCCGCGACGCACTGAACCACGCCGAGGAGCGTGCCTCGGCCGTGGGCGCGCACCTGATCATGATCGGCATCCTGCCCACCCTCGGCGAGGCGGACGTCGACGAAGCCGCCCTGTCCGGCGATCCGCGGTACCAGCTGCTGAACGAGCAGATCTTCGCGGCCCGCGGGGAGGACCTGAGAATCACGGTGGACGGCGTGGAGCGCCTCTCGACGTACGCCGACACCATCACCCCCGAGGCCGCCTGCACCAGCACCCAGTTCCACCTTCAGGTCTCACCGAAGGAGTTCGCGGACTACTGGAACGCGGCCCAGGCCATAGCGGGCGTACAGATCGCCGTGGCGGCGAACTCACCCTTCCTCTTCGGCAGGGAACTGTGGCGCGAGACCCGCATCCCCCTGTTCGAGCAGGCGACCGACACCCGCCCCCAGGAGATCAAGGCCCAGGGGGTCCGCCCCCGGGTGTGGTTCGGAGAGCGATGGATCACCAGCGTCTTCGACCTCTTCGAGGAGAACGTGCGCTACTTCCCCGCGCTGTTGCCGCTGTGCGACGACGAGGACCCGCAGGAGATGCTCGACCACGGCGGCGTGCCGCAACTGGGCGAACTGACCCTGCACAACGGCACCATCTACCGGTGGAACCGTCCCGTCTACGCCGTCACCGGCAGCGGACCGCACCTGCGCATCGAGAACCGGGTCCTGCCCGCCGGCCCCACCGTGGCCGACATCATCGCCAACGGCGCCTTCTACTACGGTCTGACGCGTGCCCTGGTGGACGAGGACCGGCCGGTCTGGACGCGGATGTCCTTCTCGGTCGCCGAGGAGAACCTTCACAGCGCCGCTCGCGACGGCATCGACGCCCGCCTGTACTGGCCCGGCACAGGCGAAGTGCCGGTCACGGAACTGGTGTTGCGGCGCCTGCTGCCGCTGGCCCACCGGGGTCTCGAGCTGGCCGGCATGGACGCGGTGTGGCGGGAACCACTGCTGGGCATCATCGAGCAGCGCTGCGTCACCGCCCGCAATGGCGCCCTCTGGCAGGCGGAGACCGTCCATCACCTGCAAAAATCCGCCACCTCCGACCGGCAGGAGGCGCTGCGGCGGATGACCACGACGTACATGGACTTCATGCATCTGAACGCACCGGCACACACCTGGCCCGTGGACTGA
- a CDS encoding HypC/HybG/HupF family hydrogenase formation chaperone — MCLAVPGRVVGIEDRDGTRMARVDFGGVVKDVCLAYVPDAEVGEYVIVHVGFALQRLDEESARASLELFEQLGLLEEEFGDAWALAEAEGAVTEQEGMR; from the coding sequence ATGTGCCTGGCGGTGCCCGGCCGGGTGGTCGGAATCGAGGACCGGGACGGCACGCGCATGGCGCGGGTCGACTTCGGCGGTGTGGTCAAGGACGTGTGCCTGGCCTATGTCCCGGATGCCGAGGTGGGCGAGTACGTCATCGTCCACGTCGGTTTCGCGCTCCAGCGCCTGGACGAGGAGTCGGCCCGGGCCTCGCTGGAACTGTTCGAGCAACTCGGCCTGCTGGAGGAGGAGTTCGGCGACGCGTGGGCGCTCGCCGAGGCTGAGGGGGCCGTCACGGAGCAGGAGGGCATGCGATGA
- the hypE gene encoding hydrogenase expression/formation protein HypE has product MADTARTDAIVDPANWTCPVPLRDHPVVVMGHGGGGALSGELTEHLFAAAYGNETLDALTDSAAVELGGARLAFSTDSYVVRPLFFPGGSIGDLAVNGTVNDLAMSGARAAYLSTAFILEEGVELEVVGRVAQAVGTAAAAAGVTVATGDTKVVEAGHGDGVYVNTSGIGLIPSGVDIRPQRATPGDVIIVSGPIGAHGVAVLSVREGLEFGSDVLSDTAPLGGLVTAMLKVTPDIHVLRDPTRGGLATSLCEIATASGTGVVLTESSVPVPDAVVAACGFLGLDPLYVANEGRLVAFVPPEHADAVLAAMRAHPQGAAAAVIGTCVAEHPGMVVARTGLGGTRVVDLPLGEQLPRIC; this is encoded by the coding sequence TTGGCTGACACGGCCCGCACCGATGCGATCGTGGATCCCGCGAACTGGACGTGCCCCGTGCCGCTGCGCGACCACCCGGTGGTCGTGATGGGTCACGGCGGTGGCGGTGCGCTCTCCGGCGAGCTGACGGAGCATCTGTTCGCCGCGGCCTACGGCAACGAGACGCTCGACGCGCTCACCGACTCCGCCGCCGTCGAACTGGGCGGGGCCAGGCTGGCGTTCTCCACCGACTCCTATGTCGTACGACCACTGTTCTTCCCCGGCGGCAGCATCGGCGACCTCGCCGTCAACGGCACGGTCAACGACCTGGCGATGAGCGGCGCCCGGGCGGCGTACCTGTCGACGGCGTTCATCCTGGAGGAAGGCGTCGAACTGGAGGTGGTCGGGCGCGTCGCCCAGGCCGTGGGTACGGCCGCAGCCGCCGCCGGGGTGACGGTGGCGACCGGTGACACCAAGGTCGTCGAGGCGGGCCACGGCGACGGCGTGTACGTCAACACCTCTGGTATCGGCCTGATCCCGTCGGGCGTCGACATCCGCCCCCAGCGGGCCACACCGGGAGATGTGATCATCGTCAGCGGCCCGATCGGCGCGCACGGGGTGGCGGTGCTGAGCGTGCGCGAAGGGCTGGAGTTCGGGTCCGACGTGCTCAGCGACACCGCGCCGCTGGGCGGACTGGTGACCGCGATGCTGAAGGTGACGCCGGACATCCACGTACTGCGCGACCCCACGCGCGGTGGGCTCGCCACGTCCCTCTGCGAGATCGCCACCGCCTCCGGTACCGGTGTCGTCCTCACCGAGAGCTCCGTCCCCGTGCCCGACGCCGTCGTCGCCGCCTGCGGCTTCCTCGGCCTCGACCCGCTGTACGTGGCCAACGAGGGACGCCTGGTCGCCTTCGTACCGCCCGAGCACGCCGACGCCGTCCTGGCCGCGATGCGCGCTCACCCTCAGGGCGCCGCCGCAGCCGTCATCGGCACCTGCGTGGCCGAGCACCCCGGCATGGTCGTGGCCCGCACCGGACTCGGCGGCACCCGGGTCGTGGACCTGCCGCTGGGGGAGCAACTGCCGCGCATCTGCTGA